A section of the Paenibacillus odorifer genome encodes:
- a CDS encoding YolD-like family protein has translation MVKKLESIWDCSRMMLPEHKTRILSDERGQQWRDRKKPMLDAQEWELIDQVLAYSKRY, from the coding sequence ATGGTTAAGAAACTGGAGAGTATTTGGGATTGCAGTAGGATGATGCTACCGGAGCATAAGACTCGGATTCTCAGTGATGAGCGAGGGCAGCAGTGGAGAGATCGTAAAAAGCCGATGCTTGACGCGCAGGAGTGGGAATTGATTGATCAAGTGTTGGCATATTCAAAACGATATTGA